DNA from Streptomyces sp. NBC_01476:
TCGCTGCGAGTCCGGCGGCCGCGGGAGAGACGAGGGAACAGGACATGCGCAAGCGTTCAGTAGCCGTGGCGGCGGCGGCCGTTGCCGCCGCCGTGTGCACCGCCGTCCCCGCGGCGGCCTCGACACCGGTCCGCGACGCGTCGGGCACCCCGATGTGCGCGACCTCACAGTTGTCCGTCGCCCAGCGGGGCGGCGACGCGGGGGCCGGCAACCTGTACTACTACCTGGTCTTCACCAACACCGGTAAGGCCGCCTGCCATCTGACCGGATACCCGGGTGTGTCCATGCTGGACAGCGGCGGCAAGCAGATAGGGCAGCCCGCGACGCGCGAGCGGTCCACCTACGGCGCGGTCGTCCTCAAGCCCGGTGCTTCGGCGAGCGACACCATCCACACCGTCAACCACCAGGGCACCTGCCTGCCCACTTCGGCCCAGCTCCACGTCTACCCGCCGGGGAACACCGCGTCGGTGAACGTCCCGGCCAAGATCACCGAGTGCTACAACACCTTCTCGGTCACCCCGCTCGCCGCCGGCGCCGGCGGCAGCAGCCCGACCGGCAGCGGGCCGACGTCGGCCCCCACGTCCGCGCCCAGCGGCGCTCCGGCCGGGGGCGGCCCCCAGGTGAGCACCGTGCCCAGCGGCGCACCCGACACCGGCCTCGCCGCCTCGGCGTCCGGCGGCGGTGACGGCGCCACGGTGGCGGCCGGTACGGCGGCCGGTGTGCTGGTCGTCGGCGGGCTCGGTGTGCTGGCGGCGCGGCGCCGCAGGTCCCAGGTCCGGGGCTGAGTGTTGAGCCGCCTGTTCAGGACAGCCGCGGGCGGGCGGGCCACGGTCCGCCCGCACCGCCGTCCCCTCACCTGCCTCGCCCTGGCCGCGGCCGGCCTCGCGCTGCTCTGCGGCTGCGCGTCGTCCTCGCCCGCCCAGGTCCCCACCGACGGCGGGGCGGTGCCGACCGCCACCGGGACCGTACGGCCGGGCGGCGCGCCGGCGACCGGCGAGCCGCCGGGGACCGCGGCGGTGCGTCCGCTGGCCCGCTCGGAGCCGGCCCGGCTGCGTATTCCGGCCATCGGAGTGGACACCGCCGTGATGTCGCTGGGGCTCGCCGCCGACGGCACGGTGCGGGTGCCGCCGATCGCCGCGCACGCACCGGCCGGCTGGTACGACGGCTCCCCCACGCCCGGACAGACCGGTCCTTCGGTGATCCTCGGCCATGTGACGGTCGGGAAGTACGGCGACGGGGTGTTCCTGCACCTCGACCGGATGCACAAGGGTGACACGGTGATGGTCGCCCGGAAGGACGGCACGGTGGCGACCTTCACGGTGGACTCGGTGCAGACCGTGGCGAAATCCCACTTCCCCACGTCGGCGGTGTACGGGAACGTCGACCACCCGGCGCTGCGTCTCATCACCTGCGGCGGTACCCGGGTGACCGGAGGCGGCGGCTACACCGACAATGTGATCGT
Protein-coding regions in this window:
- a CDS encoding class F sortase translates to MSRLFRTAAGGRATVRPHRRPLTCLALAAAGLALLCGCASSSPAQVPTDGGAVPTATGTVRPGGAPATGEPPGTAAVRPLARSEPARLRIPAIGVDTAVMSLGLAADGTVRVPPIAAHAPAGWYDGSPTPGQTGPSVILGHVTVGKYGDGVFLHLDRMHKGDTVMVARKDGTVATFTVDSVQTVAKSHFPTSAVYGNVDHPALRLITCGGTRVTGGGGYTDNVIVYASLATGS
- a CDS encoding DUF4232 domain-containing protein; its protein translation is MRKRSVAVAAAAVAAAVCTAVPAAASTPVRDASGTPMCATSQLSVAQRGGDAGAGNLYYYLVFTNTGKAACHLTGYPGVSMLDSGGKQIGQPATRERSTYGAVVLKPGASASDTIHTVNHQGTCLPTSAQLHVYPPGNTASVNVPAKITECYNTFSVTPLAAGAGGSSPTGSGPTSAPTSAPSGAPAGGGPQVSTVPSGAPDTGLAASASGGGDGATVAAGTAAGVLVVGGLGVLAARRRRSQVRG